A genomic region of Clostridia bacterium contains the following coding sequences:
- a CDS encoding ATP-binding protein, which produces MGSKVRDCSCTPLQIQQYWKRVSGPLLDRIDMYIEVPWIDYQEFTSLSEPESSLSIRSRVEEARKKQRERYEKVGVQSNADLPSRLLSRYCRLGPGARELMRQAFSSLGLSLRGHDRVLRVARTIADLDNSELVQEDHLAEALQYRSLDRRAWQVS; this is translated from the coding sequence TTGCAAATCCAGCAGTACTGGAAACGAGTATCTGGCCCATTGCTGGATCGCATTGATATGTACATTGAAGTACCATGGATCGACTACCAGGAGTTCACTTCCCTGTCTGAACCAGAAAGCTCGCTGAGCATACGGTCCCGAGTGGAGGAGGCAAGAAAGAAGCAAAGGGAACGGTATGAAAAGGTAGGAGTGCAGTCGAATGCTGACCTGCCGTCCAGGCTGTTGTCTCGTTACTGTCGGCTGGGGCCGGGAGCCAGGGAGTTGATGCGCCAGGCGTTCAGTAGCTTGGGCCTTTCTCTCCGGGGCCACGATCGAGTCTTGCGAGTGGCAAGGACTATAGCTGATCTCGATAACAGCGAGCTAGTCCAAGAGGATCATTTGGCTGAAGCGCTTCAATATCGAAGCCTAGATCGAAGGGCCTGGCAGGTAAGTTAG
- the codY gene encoding GTP-sensing pleiotropic transcriptional regulator CodY, whose translation MQTLLEKTRALNRLLQKTAGLPVEFDEMAKVLSEMIQCNCYIVGKHGKILGYAFGEGFACEVMEDIVYRSERFPAEYNEELLKINETQANFSQISNACVFNKEETCAFSNKLTTIVPVVGGGQRLGTLVLARFNEQFTPEDLVLAEYGATIVAMEIMRSKAEKIEEEARKKAAVHVALNTLSYSELEAVSHIFEELEGNEGVLVASKIADRAGITRSVIVNALRKFESAGVIESKSLGMKGTYIRVLNDYLLEELQRLRQ comes from the coding sequence ATGCAAACATTGTTGGAAAAGACTCGAGCTCTTAACCGATTGCTGCAAAAAACCGCAGGATTGCCGGTAGAGTTTGACGAAATGGCTAAGGTTTTGAGCGAAATGATTCAGTGCAACTGTTACATTGTTGGCAAGCATGGAAAGATACTAGGATATGCATTCGGCGAAGGTTTTGCCTGCGAAGTTATGGAAGACATTGTATACCGCTCTGAGCGTTTCCCAGCCGAATACAATGAGGAGCTCCTTAAAATCAATGAAACCCAGGCCAACTTTAGCCAGATATCCAACGCTTGTGTTTTCAACAAGGAAGAAACCTGCGCGTTTAGCAACAAGTTGACCACCATTGTGCCTGTGGTTGGAGGTGGTCAGAGGCTCGGTACTCTAGTATTGGCTAGGTTTAATGAGCAGTTTACCCCTGAAGATTTAGTTTTAGCTGAGTACGGTGCTACCATTGTGGCTATGGAGATCATGCGGTCTAAGGCAGAAAAGATTGAGGAAGAAGCCCGCAAAAAGGCAGCCGTGCATGTGGCTTTAAATACCCTTTCATACTCCGAGTTGGAGGCGGTTAGCCACATATTCGAGGAGCTAGAAGGTAACGAAGGTGTATTGGTCGCTAGCAAAATTGCTGACCGGGCTGGTATTACCCGCTCAGTTATCGTAAACGCCCTGCGCAAATTTGAGAGTGCTGGGGTAATCGAATCCAAGTCGCTAGGTATGAAAGGGACTTACATCAGGGTATTAAACGATTATTTGCTGGAAGAACTACAAAGGCTCCGCCAATAG